GCGGCCGTCTCGCGCGGCGTGCCGTGCCTGACCACCGTCCAGGCGATGGGCGCGGCCGTCCAGGGCATCGACGCGCTGCTGCGCGACGAGGTCGGGGTCATGTCGCTCCAGGAGCACGCCGAGCTGATCAACGCCGGCCGCAAGTAGCACTGCCGCAGTGGGGGGCACCGCAGGCCGGGTGCCCCCCACTTCCATGCCAGGAGGAGCACGCCTTGTACAAGACCCTGTTCAACCTCGTCTTCCGGAAGATGGACCCGGAGAAGGCCCATCACCTGGCCTTCTTCTGGATCCGGCTGGCCGCCTCGGTGCCGGGCCTGCGACAGCTGGTGCAGCTGGTGCTGGCCCCCCGGGACCGGGCGCTGCGCACCACCGCGCTCGGTCTGGACCTGCCCGGTCCGTTCGGGCTGGCGGCCGGCTTCGACAAGGACGGCATCGGCATCGACGGCCTGGCGATGCTCGGCTTCGACTTCGTCGAGATCGGCACCGTCACCGGTGAGCCGCAGCCCGGCAACCCGGCGCCGCGGCTGTTCCGGCTGGTCGACGACCGCGCGCTGGTCAACCGGATGGGCTTCAACAACCAGGGCTCGGCCCGGGTCGCCGCCCGGCTGGCGGGCCGCCCGCACACCACCTCGACCCCGGTGGTCGGCGTCAACATCGGCAAGACCAAGGTCGTCGAGGAGGCCGACGCGGTCGCCGACTACGTCAAGAGCACCGAGCGGCTCGCCAGGCACGCCGACTACCTGGTGGTCAACGTCAGCTCGCCGAACACCCCCGGACTGCGCAACCTCCAGGCCGTCTCGCACCTCGGCCCGCTGCTGCACGAGGTGCGCGTGGCCGCCGACCGGTCGACCCCGCACCACGTCCCGCTGCTGGTCAAGATCGCCCCCGACCTCGCCGACGAGGACATCGACGCGGTCGCGGACCTCGCGATCGAACTCGGCCTGGACGGCATCATCGCCAACAACACCACCATCGGCCGCGAGGCCCTGGTGGCCCCCGCCGCGCAGGTCGAGGCGATCGGCGCCGGCGGCCTCTCCGGCGCCCCGATCAAGGCCCGCTCGCTGGAGGTGCTGCAGCGCCTGCGCGCCCGCACCGAGGGCAGGCTGACGATCGTCTCGGTCGGCGGCATCGAGACCGCCGAGGACGCCTGGCAGCGCATCGTGCACGGCGCCGACCTGGTGCAGGGC
The sequence above is drawn from the Kitasatospora sp. NBC_00315 genome and encodes:
- a CDS encoding quinone-dependent dihydroorotate dehydrogenase, translated to MYKTLFNLVFRKMDPEKAHHLAFFWIRLAASVPGLRQLVQLVLAPRDRALRTTALGLDLPGPFGLAAGFDKDGIGIDGLAMLGFDFVEIGTVTGEPQPGNPAPRLFRLVDDRALVNRMGFNNQGSARVAARLAGRPHTTSTPVVGVNIGKTKVVEEADAVADYVKSTERLARHADYLVVNVSSPNTPGLRNLQAVSHLGPLLHEVRVAADRSTPHHVPLLVKIAPDLADEDIDAVADLAIELGLDGIIANNTTIGREALVAPAAQVEAIGAGGLSGAPIKARSLEVLQRLRARTEGRLTIVSVGGIETAEDAWQRIVHGADLVQGYSAFVYEGPFWMRRVHRGLSARLRASGFRTVAEAVGTAKAN